The bacterium genomic sequence TCAGCACGATAATCTGATTAAAAACATCGAAAACCATGATCGGCAGGCAGTCCGCTGTCATAACAGACAAAACCACGCCTTTTTCTCTTGTAATCAAGGCGTCTGTAGCCGGAAAGCAAAGATTGACGCCTGTTTTGACTTCCGCTATTTTTTCACCGTGGGTTTGCTCCGGTTTTGCGATATTATTCTCACGAAAACCGTTTAAATCAAAAAATTTTTCCCTGTTAAACACCACATCTTCCTTTTTATCACCCACGTTGAAACTTAAATTTAATGAATCATACGGCGGTTTGCTCACACCTCCCGCCCGCGTGCTTATTAAAAATTTAAATTTCGGGCTGAACATTTCAGGCATTAAATTTAACACATTTACGCCGTTTTTACTGTTTTGTTTCATTCTTTCCGCTCTCATCCGCGAACCTTAATCTTAAATCATCGAGCATAATTTCAATATTATTTTTCACCTTGCTGTCAAGCAAACCTTCAATTTGTTTATATAAAACCGCCATTGAATCTATCGCTATTTTTGCCTGCGTCAATTCCCTTTTACCGCTCGTATCCAGCTTGCCCTCCGGGTTTGGAACAACACCCATGTAATGCAGGGAAAGCGTCCCGAGGACAACAATATAATTCTGCAGAACATCCGTTACTTTTGGCGGCCCTTCATATTTTTTCGACTGGTTTTTATTTTTTTCATCAGGCATTTTTTACTCCTTTCAATGAGCAATTTCAACACGTCTACAAAACATCCCTCTTACAGCAAATAGAAGGTTTTGGTGCGGGGTTTGACACATTATACCATATTAAATCAAAATTCCATTTGACAAAGCTTTTTATATCCTATTTTGAGAGGTATAAAAAACACTGCCAGGTTAATCAGAAAAACTGTGATAAATGACAGGTAAATCCTCAAAGTCGTATATAATGAAAGCTTCCTGCTGAATATTTCCGCCCACAAAATCCTGCTTACCGGGAATGCCTCCATTATAATCACAAATCCAATAAAAGCAATTGTAACCAGCATGCAGATCAGACCGCCGAAACTTGTAGATATCGAACTCTTGTTTTCAAATTTAAACACGGGGAAAATTATTCCCAGGGAAATTGAAAGCGATACTATTCCCGAAGTCAAAAAAATAATTGTTATTATCGATAAAATAAACATAAACCTGTCTGTATGAAGGATTATATTTGTCACACATATGAGAACTAACGACAAAAACAGCAAAGGTATAAAATTAAAAACATACTTGCTCCATAAGAATCTTTTTAAATCAAACGGAGAACTTTTTATAAGCGTCAGTGATGTTTTTTCAGAACTTATGCTTGGGAAGGCGAACCGCACTGAAATCGCGGACAAGACAAACCCGGCTAAACCCAAATTCAAAAAAGACACCAGGTTTTTTAAATATAACGTCGGCAAAGGCGATTTCTCGAGCGGTAAGGCTGAAAAGTTATATATGTAAACCACCACCAGCGACAGCAACAGGAATAATTGCGACCATTGTGAAGAGTCACGAAAAAATACCAGCAAATCTTTGCGGATAACCGGGTTATTCAATTTGTTAAGCCATGGCAAACCAATTCTCTTCTGCCTCCCTTCCTGCGCGTTGGACCAGCAGGAGAAAAACAGCCCGCCAACTGTTTCCATCATGACAATAAATAAAAACAGGGCGTTAATCCATGTAAGCCCGAGATAAAAATATAAATCTTTATTTAAATAGTCCCTTTCCATCAGGGAGGAAATAATTTTCAAAATCCATGCTGACGGGAAAAAAATATTTTCCGTGGCCTTAAGCGATGCCAGGTAACTTGTCAGGGTGAGAAACCTGTCAGGGTCAACAAACTGCTCCGGCTTTAATAACCTTATAAACAAATAAAATCCAATCCCGAATACAAGCCCCAATATAAAGAAAATCCATTTTGTACGTTTAACGGAAAATATTTTTGCGAGAATGTTTGTGGTAATAACGCCCAGCAGCGATGCGATAATTATAAACGGCACAAAAGACGAAATAACAATAGCATAAAATTTCCCGTCTGCGTTTATTACCCTGCCCAGGCTGTAAAACACGGGCAGGCTGATAAAAATAATCATCCATGAACTCTGGAAAAATGTTTCCCAGAATTTCTTAAAAATTATTTTTGAATAAGACACAGGGGATGCCATCAAAAGGTTAATATCAGAGGACTGGTAAAAAGTCGACAACCCGGTTATAATATTGCTGAAATAAATAAAAGAGAAAAATGTTGCCAATATGAGCGAAAACAATTTTACAATAAGAAGCCTGCCGATAAATTCAATCGAGTTAAAATAAAGCAAAATCTTAAACGATATAAGATAACTTGCTATCGCAAATGCAAAAGAGAGGGAAGTAAACAATATTATTTTTAATATCTCCCGCCTCCCGCCGAAAATAATTTTATTTTTAAAAATATAAATGGCCGGTATCATTTGTCAGTAAGTTTAAGAAAAATCTCTTCAAGGTTTTCTACATTGTCGGATTCCGCTTTATTTTTTAATTCATCAAACGTCCCAAGGGCTATAAGCTTCCCTTTATATATAACGCCGATTCTCTCGCAAATCTCCTGGGCCAGAAATAATGTGTGCGTGGACATGAATATTGTCACGCCTTTCTTCGCAAGTGTAACAAAAATATTTTTTACAATTTTACTGCTCCTGGGATCCAGCCCCACCATGGGTTCATCAACAATAATAACCCTGGGCTCATGGATTAATGCTGAAATTATAACCAATTTCTGCTTCATTCCATGAGAATAACCCTCGATAAGATCATCAGCTTCATATGTTAAATTAAATAAATCCAGCAGTTCCATTCCTTTGTTTTTTATTGTGTTTTTATCAAGATTATAAAGCTGGCCCAGGAAATATAAAAACTCCCATCCCGTAAGTTTTTCATATAAAAACGGTTCGTCGGGAATAAGCCCGGTTATTTTTTTCGCATCGACAGGATTTAACGATATATCGATATTATCGATTTTGATAGTCCCTGCTGTAGGCATGAGCAAACCAGAGATCATCTTTATAGTGGTTGTTTTACCCGCGCCGTTCGGCCCGATAAAACCGAATATCTCCCCCTTTTTAACATTCAGGCTAAGGCCGCAAACTGCCGGATTTTCCCGGAATTTTTTAGAAAGATTAACAATATCTATCATTTATACTCCAATATTTTTATATGAATCTGCCCGATAATTTTCAATATGTCCATCTGCTGTGCCAGTTCGCCTTCAATAAATTTAACATGTGCGGCATCAGCGGGGATTTGTCCAAAAACCGAATCAACACTTATCCATTCGTTCCGGGCAAACACCTCGTTCCACGCGTGATAAAAAAAACCATCCCCGGAGTAAACCAGTCCCACACATATTTTTGAAGGCAGAGCGGCCGCCCTTGCCAGCGCGGTAAACAGCGTCGCATGTTCGTTACAATCCCCGGTTTTTGTTTTTAAAATTGAAACGGCATCAGGAACACTGACTGTAACCCTTTTCTTCAGGTTTTGATTCAACCATTTTGTAATCAATTCCGCCTTCTTTAAAGAATCTTTCTCATTCCCTGCAATCTCATCTGCTTTATCTTTAATTAACGGGTCGTCCGATTGTATAAAGAGGCTTGATGCCAAAAATTTATCCGCCCTGCCTGTTTTATTTTCTTTAAAAGGCAGGTTAAATATTTCTAAAATATTCCCGTTTATCCTTTGCCGTCCCTGGTTTAAAAGAGGAAAACCGTTCAAATCAATCCCGCTTAATTCTAATTTCAAATAAGTTATTTCTCTCGGGTTTTCTATATGTTTTTCGGACACTACACGTGTTGATTTTATTAAATCAATCTTTTCATTTTTATCTAAAACATTTAATGCGTCATCCTGTCTCTCCCTCTTTAAAACAAATCCCATCGGGCTTTCTTCCCTGAGCCTTGTACCGTCTTCTTTCAGCCATGCATAAACGATAATCCCGTCATAATCTTCCCTGATTTTATACGCCTGTTCCGTTTTGCCATAAATTTCAACCTGATCTTTTTTTTCAACATGCACTGACATTCTTTTGTTTGTAAGAGTAAAAGGATCATAATATGGAAATATATAATTACTTCCCGGGATTAAACCTTTACTTGAAATAATCTGGTTTATGTTGCTTGTAATTAAAGGTATTTCTTCGACAGGGATGGAAATGTTTTTTACCGATTTATCGGATGACATCCTTATTTTAAATTCATTGCCGTCCATCTTTCCTTCTATTTTCAAATTATACATGGCTGAAAACAAATAGGCTGTAAAATCTTTTAACCTGAAATTGGAATCAATTACCGCATTATTTTTTATTCTCATATTTATATGTTCTTTCCCCGCGGTAAAAGCCATGTAACTTTGTTCGTCAACAATATACACATTCTTATCCTTATCAGGTATCATCATCCAGTGGCTGTAACCTATTTTTTCGTTTTTAAAATAGATCCCCATCCATTCATCTTTGACCAGTGAATTATCAACATGGGTTGTATCAAATTTATTATTTATTTTTTTTGGCGCATAATTATTTTTAACCAAAACATACATCATACCCATCCATATGATTAAAATACCGACCTTAAAAGACACAAATAGAATATTTTTAATTTTCATCTTTTATTTTTCTAAATACCGGCGCGGGATAAGATGTTTTATTTTGGGATAGGCCATCCTGAATACAAATGGTTTGTAATGCGGGCTTTCCTGGTTATGACATTTCTTGCAGGTTTCTTCTGTCGGCATGATTAAACCGGCTTCAATTGCTTTTTTACGCTGGAAGGAAAGATTCTTCTTATATTCCCCTTCATCCATTATTTCTATTTTTTTATACAGGCTTCCGGCCCCATGGCAGGCTTCACACTGGACACCCAGGAGGTCATCAGCTTCAATTCCCGGGGACGCGGGTTCGTTATAGCCTGTAACATGGCACTTGAGGCAAAACGGGTTTTTTCTCTCTTCTTCGTTAAGGTCATCATACGCATGAGCATGTTCACTCTCTTCCCACTTTTCATAAATCATGCCTGCATCCTTCCTCATATGGCATGTGCGGCACCGTTTACTGCCTTCATAAGTAGCCTGGGATGCAAAAATAACCTCTGTTAAAAACAATAATAATAAAGCTGTTTTTTTCATTTTTTAAATATCACTTCTTGCAATCTCAATAAATTTTTTATAATTACTATTGGATTTCTTGAATGCCGAAATAGCATCATCAGTGTTTTTCTCTTCTAAATACAGGTTTGCCAGATCATAGAAAACGTTTCCCTTGTTTTGAGAAAGTTCATCCTTTAAAACTATGTTACCGGCATTATTTTCATCAATTATTTTTATGGCCTCAAGAAATTTTTCTTTTGCCTTTTCTTTTTCACCGTTTTTGTAATATGCTGTCCCAAGCCCATAAACAATGCTTGGATCACGGGGCGCCAACTTTAATGCCTGGTTAAATTCCTCAATGGATTCGGCAAGCCTGTCACCATTGCGGCAGACAACCGCGTAATAATAATGTGTTTCAATATTTTTGGGATCCAAATCCAGGGCGGTAATAAAAGAGGCTGAAGCACTGTCGATATTATCCTGTCGGGCAAATACCCTGCCGAGCAGGCTGTGGCTTAAGGGAAATTTATCATCTTCTTTTAAAGAAGTCATTATTTTTTCTTTTGCCTTTTCCATAAAGCCCAATTTAAACATTTTTATCGCAAAATTATAATAAAATTGTGATTTCCCTTTAGGGACATATCCCTCTGCGATTTTAGGCTTGGGGACTATTTCTATCGAGAGTGGTTTTTCAAACGATTTTTTCACCAATCTTTCCCCTGATAGTTTCGGGTAACCCGGCAAAATAGATAAAATTTTATTATCCATATCAATAACGGCTAAACTTGGGGTGGTAACAACGCCGTACTGATTATAAATTTTTAATCCATCATCGATAACAACCGCAAAATTAATACCCTTTTCTGCAATAATCTGGCTTACTTTGTCCAGTTCTTCAAATGTTGTTTCCTTATCGGAATTTGGGACATAGACCGCCAGAATGTTTAAACCGGAATCTTTATATTTGGCGTATAAATCCTGTAATACCATTAATTCATCTGTTGAATTTGTAGAATTAAAATTCCAGAAAATAACGCCTGTTGCAATGTTTTTTCCGGCAAAATCCTTAAGATTAATTTTGGTTTTATTCATATCGCTTAATGTGAAATCTATCGCAGGGTCGCCTTCCCGGATTCTTTTAAAGGCCTGTCCTTTGGCTATCGGTAAAAATATAACAGCAACAAAGCTTAATAATAAAATAAAAAAAATATTTTTGGCAAAAGGCGACGAAGTTTTCGTTGCGAATTTTTCTAATCCTTGCATTAGCATTTTCCCTCCTAATCAGAGATTTAAACTTTGATTATATATTAACAATCAGTTTCCTCTAAATATTCCAGAAACACTTCTACTATTTTAGGGTCAAATTGTTTGCCGCTTTCTTCCTTTATTATTTTCCTGGCCTCTTCCTTGAATAAAGCTTTGCGATAGGGCCTGTCAGAAATCATCGCATCATATGAATCGGCCACCGAGATTATTCTTGATTCAATCGGGATATCTTCTCCCTTGACCTCACCCGTATAAGAACCGAAACTGCCGTCCAATTTACCGTCAAATCTTTCGTGATGATAACGGACTATCTGGCGGACATCCTTTAATTTATTGATGCTTTTTATGGCCTCTTCTCCGATCATAGGATGTTTTTTTATCATTTCAATTTCAAATTCATCCAGGGGGCCTTCTTTATTTAATATGGCACCCTTGATTCCTATTTTGCCGATATCATGCAATGAAGCCGCAATCCGGACATTTTCAATTGTTTCAGTAGGCAAATTCAGCTTTGCGGCAATGGCGACCGCGTATTCACGGACCGCGTGGCAATGTTTACCGCCGGTATAAGGGTCTTTAAATTCAATAAGCTTACCCAGCGCGTCAACGGTATTTATAAAATCCTCGTGCTGCTGGGCCGCCATTTTTATTTCTTTTTGATGGAATTCCTGCGATTGAAAACTGCTGGCAAGAGAAATTATATAAAAAAAAGGCAAACGGATAAAAAAAGCGGGGTCCAGAATTTTATCAATAGAACTGTCTGCCTTATAAATTATCAAAACATATACCAGACAGCTCAACGAAGATACTACAAAAGTCATCTTGACATCCTGGCCTATAGTCGCCATTAAAATAGTTAAAAAATATACCAGGTAAAAATTACTGTCTATTTCACCGTTATAATAAATCGCCGCAGAAATAAATATAATGTCAAAAAGAAATATGGTATAGTTCATCCAGTTTTTTTCGAAGATTTTGTCCTCGAAAAAATTAAGCATGAAAGTACTAACGGCATATAAAGAAATAAAAGTTAAAATAACAGGCGAATCGAATATAAATTTATTATTCTGGACAAAAATCAAAACAATAATAAATGTTATCAGCCACCTCAAAACAATAAATATATTTTTTCGTTTTAAAGCACTTTCTAGTTTCATTTTCTATTATTTAATAATCAGTATATTCTCTCTCCTGAAATAATATCAATAATATATTTCTGAAAAAACCTGCTGTTTTTTAAAATGTGGTAGCCGATCCGGTTAAATTTGAATACAAAATACGACAATTTTCTTGCAAACTGAAAAGGTATAACCATATCAGTATACACCTTTTCGGCGTAATTGTTAAGAGAAATATTTTTGGATGAAAAATCCATGATGCTTTCGGCCGCCAATTGCCCGCTTTTTAAAGCATAATAAATTCCTTCCCCGAGAAACGGGTCCACAAGCCCCGCGGCATCACCGGCAAGAAGAACCCTGCCTTTTGCGATATTTTGTCTCAAACCGCCCAGGGGAATAATTCCTCCGCGGTGCATAAATATTCTTTTGCCTGAAAGGCCCTGTTTCTCAATAAATTTTTCAAGCAGTCCGGAAATATTCATTTTTTTTAACGTGTATATCCCGACTGAAAATTTATCTTTTCCCGGGAAAATCCACGCATAACCCCAGGGGACAAAACCAAAATCAAACGCCAATGACTCTTCATACCGGATGG encodes the following:
- the pgeF gene encoding peptidoglycan editing factor PgeF, coding for MKQNSKNGVNVLNLMPEMFSPKFKFLISTRAGGVSKPPYDSLNLSFNVGDKKEDVVFNREKFFDLNGFRENNIAKPEQTHGEKIAEVKTGVNLCFPATDALITREKGVVLSVMTADCLPIMVFDVFNQIIVLIHSGWRGTLLFLAYKTVKKMKTDFNTKARDCYAVLGPAICSNCYSINNDLADKTTKAFNGREIGLKRKNGKIYFDLVETNTILLRNAGLKSENIYPSNFCTSCQPALFFSHRRDYGETGRMMSLAWME
- a CDS encoding DUF1844 domain-containing protein translates to MPDEKNKNQSKKYEGPPKVTDVLQNYIVVLGTLSLHYMGVVPNPEGKLDTSGKRELTQAKIAIDSMAVLYKQIEGLLDSKVKNNIEIMLDDLRLRFADESGKNETKQ
- a CDS encoding ABC transporter ATP-binding protein, with protein sequence MIDIVNLSKKFRENPAVCGLSLNVKKGEIFGFIGPNGAGKTTTIKMISGLLMPTAGTIKIDNIDISLNPVDAKKITGLIPDEPFLYEKLTGWEFLYFLGQLYNLDKNTIKNKGMELLDLFNLTYEADDLIEGYSHGMKQKLVIISALIHEPRVIIVDEPMVGLDPRSSKIVKNIFVTLAKKGVTIFMSTHTLFLAQEICERIGVIYKGKLIALGTFDELKNKAESDNVENLEEIFLKLTDK
- a CDS encoding transglutaminase-like domain-containing protein, translating into MKIKNILFVSFKVGILIIWMGMMYVLVKNNYAPKKINNKFDTTHVDNSLVKDEWMGIYFKNEKIGYSHWMMIPDKDKNVYIVDEQSYMAFTAGKEHINMRIKNNAVIDSNFRLKDFTAYLFSAMYNLKIEGKMDGNEFKIRMSSDKSVKNISIPVEEIPLITSNINQIISSKGLIPGSNYIFPYYDPFTLTNKRMSVHVEKKDQVEIYGKTEQAYKIREDYDGIIVYAWLKEDGTRLREESPMGFVLKRERQDDALNVLDKNEKIDLIKSTRVVSEKHIENPREITYLKLELSGIDLNGFPLLNQGRQRINGNILEIFNLPFKENKTGRADKFLASSLFIQSDDPLIKDKADEIAGNEKDSLKKAELITKWLNQNLKKRVTVSVPDAVSILKTKTGDCNEHATLFTALARAAALPSKICVGLVYSGDGFFYHAWNEVFARNEWISVDSVFGQIPADAAHVKFIEGELAQQMDILKIIGQIHIKILEYK
- a CDS encoding cytochrome c family protein — its product is MKKTALLLLFLTEVIFASQATYEGSKRCRTCHMRKDAGMIYEKWEESEHAHAYDDLNEEERKNPFCLKCHVTGYNEPASPGIEADDLLGVQCEACHGAGSLYKKIEIMDEGEYKKNLSFQRKKAIEAGLIMPTEETCKKCHNQESPHYKPFVFRMAYPKIKHLIPRRYLEK
- a CDS encoding redoxin domain-containing protein: MQGLEKFATKTSSPFAKNIFFILLLSFVAVIFLPIAKGQAFKRIREGDPAIDFTLSDMNKTKINLKDFAGKNIATGVIFWNFNSTNSTDELMVLQDLYAKYKDSGLNILAVYVPNSDKETTFEELDKVSQIIAEKGINFAVVIDDGLKIYNQYGVVTTPSLAVIDMDNKILSILPGYPKLSGERLVKKSFEKPLSIEIVPKPKIAEGYVPKGKSQFYYNFAIKMFKLGFMEKAKEKIMTSLKEDDKFPLSHSLLGRVFARQDNIDSASASFITALDLDPKNIETHYYYAVVCRNGDRLAESIEEFNQALKLAPRDPSIVYGLGTAYYKNGEKEKAKEKFLEAIKIIDENNAGNIVLKDELSQNKGNVFYDLANLYLEEKNTDDAISAFKKSNSNYKKFIEIARSDI
- a CDS encoding HD-GYP domain-containing protein, encoding MKLESALKRKNIFIVLRWLITFIIVLIFVQNNKFIFDSPVILTFISLYAVSTFMLNFFEDKIFEKNWMNYTIFLFDIIFISAAIYYNGEIDSNFYLVYFLTILMATIGQDVKMTFVVSSLSCLVYVLIIYKADSSIDKILDPAFFIRLPFFYIISLASSFQSQEFHQKEIKMAAQQHEDFINTVDALGKLIEFKDPYTGGKHCHAVREYAVAIAAKLNLPTETIENVRIAASLHDIGKIGIKGAILNKEGPLDEFEIEMIKKHPMIGEEAIKSINKLKDVRQIVRYHHERFDGKLDGSFGSYTGEVKGEDIPIESRIISVADSYDAMISDRPYRKALFKEEARKIIKEESGKQFDPKIVEVFLEYLEETDC